From one Lycium ferocissimum isolate CSIRO_LF1 chromosome 5, AGI_CSIRO_Lferr_CH_V1, whole genome shotgun sequence genomic stretch:
- the LOC132058346 gene encoding 7-deoxyloganetic acid glucosyltransferase-like: MEHQQEETSIPHVLIFPLPLQSTSNSMLQLAELLCLADLKVTFINTNHNQQRLLRHTNVQSRFEQYPSFQFLTISDGLSEDHPRSAEQFGDIISSLQTMAEPFLKEMLSDVVEKPVTCVIADGLFYYAVDIGNEKGVPVITFDTISPSCLWVYLCLPKLIEAGVLPFKGNDLDALVTHIPAMEGLLRRRDLPHFCLLDDYKTDLNSQAVFKEIERIPKAHGLILNTFEDLDGPFLSCIRSYFPKTYAIGPLHLNLKTKLAVKATPPLSSSNSLWEEDHTSIKWLDVQSKGSVIYVSFGSLAVVSRNEILEFWHGLMNSKVKFLWVMRPNILKGGGSHDEFMKELVEGCKGIGYIVSWAPQKMVLAHQSIGGFLTHSGWNSTLESIIEGKPMICWPQYVDQRVTSRLVNEFWKVGLDMKDICDRYVVEKMVKDLMGTKKDEYKKTIEKLSELAIISVQEGGLSYNNLNCLIDDIKGLTRSTENGNVKM, from the exons ATGGAGCACCAACAGGAAGAAACATCCATTCCTCACGTTCTCATCTTCCCTCTCCCGTTACAAAGCACAAGCAACTCCATGCTTCAGCTAGCTGAGCTATTGTGCCTTGCTGACCTTAAAGTCACCTTCATCAACACAAACCACAATCAACAACGTCTCCTCCGTCACACCAACGTCCAATCTCGTTTCGAGCAATATCCTTCATTCCAATTCCTCACAATATCTGATGGCCTATCCGAGGATCACCCGCGTTCAGCCGAACAATTCGGAGATATTATTAGTTCCTTGCAGACCATGGCGGAGCCTTTCCTCAAAGAAATGCTCAGTGATGTAGTGGAAAAACCAGTCACATGTGTCATAGCAGATGGCCTGTTTTATTATGCAGTGGATATTGGAAATGAGAAGGGAGTTCCAGTTATTACCTTTGACACTATTAGTCCTTCCTGCCTATGGGTTTATCTCTGTCTGCCAAAACTCATTGAGGCTGGCGTTCTTCCCTTCAAAG GAAATGACTTGGATGCCTTGGTAACACATATACCAGCCATGGAAGGTCTTCTCCGACGACGAGATCTTCCACACTTTTGTCTCTTGGATGATTATAAAACCGATCTAAATTCTCAAGCCGTTTTTAAGGAGATTGAGCGGATCCCAAAAGCTCATGGGCTCATATTGAACACTTTTGAAGATTTGGATGGGCCTTTTCTTTCTTGTATTCGCTCTTACTTTCCTAAAACATATGCAATTGGACCATTGCATTTGAACTTGAAGACTAAACTTGCTGTTAAAGCTACACCACCATTATCGTCCTCAAATAGTTTGTGGGAAGAAGACCATACTTCCATTAAATGGCTTGACGTGCAGTCCAAGGGATCAgtaatttatgtaagttttggTAGTCTTGCTGTTGTTTCAAGAAACGAGATTTTGGAATTTTGGCATGGCCTGATGAACAGTAAAGTTAAATTTTTGTGGGTCATGAGGCCTAACATTTTAAAGGGAGGTGGGTCACATGACGAATTCATGAAGGAACTCGTGGAGGGTTGCAAGGGAATTGGTTACATAGTGAGTTGGGCTCCACAAAAGATGGTGCTAGCACACCAATCCATTGGTGGGTTTTTAACCCATAGCGGGTGGAACTCAACATTGGAAAGTATCATCGAGGGAAAGCCCATGATTTGTTGGCCACAATATGTGGACCAAAGAGTCACAAGTAGATTAGTAAATGAGTTTTGGAAGGTTGGGTTAGACATGAAAGACATTTGTGATAGATACGTTGTAGAGAAAATGGTAAAAGATCTTATGGGAACAAAAAAGGATGAGTACAAGAAAACGATTGAGAAATTATCAGAACTGGCAATAATAAGTGTTCAAGAAGGAGGTTTATCGTACAATAACCTCAACTGTCTCATCGATGACATCAAAGGGTTGACTAGATCTACAGAGAATGGAAACGTAAAAATGTGA